In Arcobacter ellisii, a genomic segment contains:
- the purB gene encoding adenylosuccinate lyase: protein MVERYAREEMAKNWTQHARYAAWLEVEKAAVKAWNKLGLIPDSDCEKIVKNATFSVERIEEIEAITKHDLIAFNTSVSESLGEESRWFHYGMTSSDAVDTGVALQMRDSLKIIIEDVKMLMESIKKRAFEHKMTLMVGRSHGIHGEPITFGLTLAVWYDEVARHLKNLEETMDVIAVGQISGAMGNFAHAPLELEEYAMAELGLKPEPCSNQVIHRDRYARLATALALLASSVEKFAVQVRHLQRTEVYEAEEYFAKGQKGSSAMPHKRNPILTENITGLARMIRAYAIPAMENVALWHERDISHSSTERFWLPDAFITTDFMLHRMNSVIANLTVMPENMMKNLNLTGGLVFSQRVLLELPLQGVSREDAYRIVQRNAMKVWEEIQKGKPTTNEKGESLYLQYLLADEELRASLSEEQIRECFNFDYYTKNVDAIFNRVFK, encoded by the coding sequence ATGGTTGAAAGATACGCAAGAGAAGAAATGGCAAAAAATTGGACGCAACATGCAAGATATGCTGCATGGCTTGAAGTTGAAAAGGCTGCTGTAAAAGCTTGGAATAAACTAGGACTTATTCCTGATTCTGATTGTGAGAAAATTGTAAAAAATGCAACTTTTTCAGTTGAAAGAATCGAAGAAATTGAAGCTATTACAAAACATGATTTAATTGCTTTTAATACAAGTGTATCTGAATCATTAGGTGAAGAATCAAGATGGTTCCACTATGGTATGACTTCATCAGACGCTGTTGATACAGGTGTTGCACTTCAAATGAGAGACTCTTTAAAAATTATTATTGAAGATGTAAAAATGCTGATGGAATCTATCAAAAAAAGAGCCTTTGAGCATAAAATGACTTTAATGGTAGGAAGAAGTCATGGTATTCATGGTGAACCAATAACTTTTGGTTTAACTTTAGCTGTTTGGTATGATGAAGTTGCAAGGCACTTAAAAAATTTAGAAGAGACTATGGATGTTATTGCTGTTGGTCAAATTTCTGGAGCTATGGGTAACTTTGCTCATGCACCTCTTGAACTTGAAGAGTATGCGATGGCTGAATTAGGATTAAAACCAGAACCTTGTTCAAATCAAGTTATTCACAGAGATAGATACGCAAGACTTGCAACGGCTTTAGCTTTACTTGCATCTAGTGTTGAAAAATTTGCAGTTCAAGTAAGACATTTACAAAGAACAGAAGTTTATGAAGCTGAAGAATATTTTGCAAAAGGTCAAAAAGGAAGTTCAGCTATGCCACATAAAAGAAATCCTATTTTAACTGAAAATATTACTGGACTTGCAAGAATGATTAGAGCTTATGCAATTCCAGCAATGGAAAATGTTGCACTTTGGCATGAAAGAGATATTTCTCACTCTTCAACTGAAAGATTTTGGTTACCAGATGCATTTATAACAACAGACTTTATGTTACACAGAATGAATAGCGTTATTGCAAACTTAACAGTTATGCCTGAAAATATGATGAAAAACTTAAACTTAACTGGTGGATTAGTATTCTCTCAAAGAGTATTATTAGAGTTACCACTTCAAGGTGTAAGTAGAGAAGATGCTTATAGAATTGTTCAAAGAAATGCTATGAAAGTTTGGGAAGAGATTCAAAAAGGAAAACCTACTACAAATGAAAAAGGTGAATCTTTATATCTTCAATATCTATTAGCTGATGAAGAATTAAGAGCATCATTAAGTGAAGAACAAATTAGAGAGTGTTTTAATTTTGATTATTACACAAAAAATGTAGACGCTATTTTTAATAGAGTTTTTAAATAA
- a CDS encoding CYTH domain-containing protein, whose protein sequence is MALEIERKYLVDLEKLGTLQTGNRIKQGYLSTNKEAVVRVRVKNDKAYLTIKGSNVGVSRLEFEYEIPLDEANEMLDKLCQKPVIDKTRYLIEYENHTFELDIFYGENEGLVVAEVELSCEDETIKLPSWIKEEVTSDERYYNSNLMKNPYKNWKK, encoded by the coding sequence ATGGCTTTAGAAATAGAGAGAAAATATTTAGTTGATTTGGAAAAACTTGGAACTTTACAAACTGGAAATAGAATAAAACAAGGTTATTTATCAACAAATAAAGAGGCAGTGGTTCGAGTTCGAGTAAAAAATGATAAAGCCTATTTAACAATAAAAGGCTCAAATGTTGGAGTTAGTAGATTAGAGTTTGAATATGAAATTCCTTTAGATGAAGCAAATGAGATGCTTGATAAACTTTGTCAAAAACCAGTTATTGATAAAACAAGATATTTAATTGAGTATGAAAATCATACTTTTGAACTAGATATTTTTTATGGTGAAAATGAAGGTTTAGTTGTTGCTGAAGTTGAACTAAGTTGTGAAGATGAAACTATAAAACTCCCTTCTTGGATAAAAGAAGAAGTTACCTCTGATGAAAGATATTACAACTCAAATTTGATGAAAAATCCATATAAAAACTGGAAAAAATAA
- a CDS encoding methyl-accepting chemotaxis protein: MFFSNKGNTDILEALDNIDLFINNKINSIPEIEGVCTGFNEQIKIKLEKITNSLKQKNEEELKVYGEIMLISEKFADGNINDIIHHTETSNEKLNYISNTYNTLVENLKLIIETILQTLNEYSENNYTRKIEMPHLQGEFKLLVEGVNHLRETITSMLIENKSNGLTLDKNSEILLENVRKLNKGSNEAAVSLEESAAALEEITSNLRNNTDKISLMTNLSTKLRQLTINGENLANETTIAMEEINTEVKSINEAITIIDQIAFQTNILSLNAAVEAATAGEAGKGFAVVAGEVRNLANRSAEAAREIKKIVESATLKATNGKDIANNMIEGYKELSENINSTTDIIHDIQNASKEQLQGIEQINNSINLLDKQTQENATIANESYEATLITDKLSKLIVTNANQKEFVGKESVKAKDNL, translated from the coding sequence ATGTTTTTTTCTAACAAAGGTAATACAGATATTCTTGAAGCTCTTGATAATATTGATTTATTCATTAATAACAAAATAAATTCTATTCCTGAAATAGAGGGTGTTTGTACAGGATTTAATGAACAAATAAAAATCAAACTAGAAAAAATAACTAATTCTTTAAAACAAAAAAATGAAGAAGAGTTAAAAGTTTATGGTGAGATTATGTTGATTTCAGAAAAATTTGCTGATGGAAATATCAATGATATAATCCATCATACTGAAACATCAAATGAAAAGCTAAATTATATTTCAAATACATATAATACTCTTGTTGAAAATTTAAAATTAATAATTGAAACTATACTTCAGACATTAAATGAATATTCTGAAAATAACTATACAAGAAAAATTGAAATGCCACATCTTCAAGGTGAGTTTAAATTATTGGTTGAGGGAGTAAATCATTTAAGAGAAACTATTACTTCAATGTTAATTGAAAATAAATCAAATGGTTTAACCCTTGATAAAAATTCAGAAATATTACTTGAAAATGTAAGAAAATTAAATAAAGGCTCAAATGAAGCAGCTGTTTCTTTAGAAGAATCAGCGGCTGCTTTAGAAGAGATAACAAGTAATCTAAGAAATAATACAGATAAAATATCATTAATGACTAATTTATCTACAAAATTAAGACAACTTACAATAAATGGCGAAAATCTTGCCAATGAAACTACAATAGCAATGGAAGAGATAAATACGGAAGTAAAATCAATAAACGAAGCTATTACAATCATTGACCAAATTGCTTTTCAAACAAATATTCTTTCACTTAATGCAGCTGTTGAAGCAGCAACTGCGGGGGAAGCTGGAAAAGGATTTGCGGTTGTTGCGGGGGAAGTGCGAAATCTTGCAAATAGAAGTGCTGAAGCAGCACGTGAAATTAAAAAGATTGTTGAAAGTGCGACTTTAAAAGCAACAAATGGGAAAGATATTGCAAATAATATGATTGAAGGGTATAAAGAGTTAAGTGAAAATATAAATTCTACTACAGATATCATTCATGATATACAAAATGCATCTAAAGAGCAATTACAAGGAATTGAACAAATCAATAACTCTATAAATCTATTAGATAAACAAACTCAAGAAAATGCAACTATTGCAAATGAGTCTTATGAAGCAACACTTATTACAGATAAGTTATCAAAACTTATTGTAACAAATGCTAATCAAAAAGAGTTTGTAGGAAAAGAGTCTGTAAAAGCTAAAGATAATTTATAG
- a CDS encoding leucine-rich repeat domain-containing protein has protein sequence MGSDIENFVKWIRANDLTPIMSTHSDDLEFLTHLDLSKRNLKDLPESIGVLKNLNVLKLSNNRIRKLPKAIGELKKLRNLQCENNLIEELPETIGNLENLMILNLNVNRIKVLPKEFYKLTSLTRLTLASNRIEKLEPEFGNLSKLLYLSLETNELEELPEVFVSMKQLYYLDLSFNHLINLPNSLSKIKELETLILEGNTIKELPSLESHDMLLKLDLSDNNLKSLDFDISKLEDLKILRIDNNFLTSIPDEICNLQNLVSLSVSSNRLNSLPEQIGHIKTLQELDVEDNKLDSLPKSIEELENLKELYIDNNNNLKKPEKLELEFCDVK, from the coding sequence ATGGGAAGCGATATTGAAAACTTCGTTAAATGGATTAGAGCAAATGATTTAACTCCAATAATGTCAACGCATAGTGATGATTTGGAGTTTTTAACACATCTTGATTTATCAAAAAGAAATTTAAAAGATTTACCTGAATCTATAGGTGTTTTAAAAAATCTTAATGTTTTAAAACTTTCAAATAATAGAATCAGAAAACTTCCAAAAGCAATTGGAGAGCTAAAAAAACTTAGAAATTTACAATGTGAAAATAATTTGATTGAAGAACTTCCTGAAACTATAGGTAATTTAGAAAATCTAATGATTTTAAACCTAAATGTAAACAGAATAAAAGTTTTACCAAAAGAGTTTTATAAACTAACTTCACTTACAAGATTAACTCTTGCTTCAAATAGAATAGAGAAGTTAGAGCCTGAATTTGGCAATTTATCAAAGCTTTTATATCTATCTTTAGAAACAAATGAACTTGAAGAGTTACCAGAAGTTTTTGTGTCGATGAAACAGTTATATTATTTGGATTTATCTTTTAATCATTTAATTAATCTTCCAAACTCTTTATCAAAAATAAAAGAGTTAGAGACCTTGATTTTAGAAGGTAATACAATAAAAGAGTTACCATCTTTAGAAAGTCACGATATGCTTTTAAAACTTGATTTAAGTGACAATAACTTAAAAAGTTTAGATTTTGATATTAGTAAATTAGAAGATTTAAAAATTCTAAGAATAGACAATAACTTTTTAACTTCTATTCCTGATGAGATATGTAATTTACAAAATTTAGTTAGTTTAAGTGTTAGTTCAAATAGACTTAACTCTTTGCCTGAACAAATTGGACATATTAAAACACTTCAAGAGTTAGATGTAGAAGATAATAAATTAGACTCTTTACCAAAATCAATTGAAGAGTTGGAAAATTTAAAAGAGTTGTACATAGACAATAATAACAATCTTAAGAAACCAGAAAAACTAGAATTAGAATTCTGTGATGTTAAGTAG
- a CDS encoding ribonucleoside-diphosphate reductase subunit alpha, which yields MGIMIQKRNGRKEVLDITKIQKMTIEATADLDGVSQSELELDAQIKFIDGMSSSDIQDALIKTAVEKIDIDVPNWTFVAARLFVFDLYHRVGKVTHGIKGEPYCHLRDYLKYGKEAGRLIPSLGEGFDLDDLNAYIKPERDFLFNYLGIKTLYDRYLIKNRNAEPIELPQQMFMAIAMFLAQDEKNKQQCAKEFYDVISKFEVMLATPTLSNARTNRHQLSSCYIGSSPDNIEGIFDGYKEMALLSKYGGGIGWDWNQIRALGGVIDDHKSAAGGTVPFLKITNDIAIAVDQLGTRKGAIAVYMEPWHMDIVDFVDLKKNSGEERRRAHDLFPALWITDLFMERVLEDSYWTLFDPYEVKDLSECFGDEFKAKYIAYENDETITKDRMKAKDLWKKILTSYFEVGSPFLCFKDNANRANPNSHVGHIRSSNLCTEIFQNTNPNYYKIRLEFVDGTVQTFDEEDLVVVDGGITKKANKVSALDSINGKRVFIVEKEKIDGDTAVCNLASINLSRINTKEDIERVVPIAIRMLDNVIDLNFYPLKKVKVTNLKSRSIGLGVMGEAEMLAEYKLAWGSNEHFKKIDQVMEAISYNAIKSSSDLAIEKGIYPTFEGSKWSQGIMPHDHAPQAVNALVDKDLFDTSYDWDVLREKVKKDGMRNGYLMAVAPTSSISILVGTTQAIEPVYKRKWFEENLSGLIPVVVPKLSPETWAYYTPAFEIDQLQVIKAAAIRQKWIDQGQSTNIFMSLDKASGKYLHEIYTLAWKLGLKSTYYLRSQSPEAKNDVEDRSMECAGCQ from the coding sequence ATGGGAATTATGATTCAAAAAAGAAATGGTCGTAAAGAAGTTTTAGATATTACTAAAATTCAAAAAATGACTATTGAGGCAACAGCTGATTTAGATGGTGTTAGTCAAAGTGAGTTAGAACTTGATGCTCAAATTAAATTTATTGACGGTATGAGTAGTTCGGATATCCAAGATGCTTTAATCAAAACAGCAGTTGAAAAAATTGATATTGATGTTCCAAACTGGACATTTGTAGCTGCTAGACTATTTGTATTTGATTTATACCATAGAGTTGGAAAAGTAACTCATGGTATTAAAGGTGAACCATATTGTCATTTAAGAGATTATTTAAAATATGGAAAAGAGGCTGGAAGATTAATTCCTAGTCTTGGTGAAGGTTTTGATTTAGATGACTTAAATGCATATATTAAACCAGAACGAGACTTTTTATTTAACTACCTAGGTATTAAAACTTTATACGATAGATATTTAATAAAAAATAGAAATGCAGAGCCAATAGAACTTCCTCAACAAATGTTTATGGCTATTGCTATGTTCTTAGCTCAAGATGAAAAAAATAAACAACAATGTGCAAAAGAGTTTTATGATGTTATTTCTAAATTTGAAGTAATGCTTGCAACTCCAACTCTATCAAATGCTAGAACAAATAGACATCAATTATCATCTTGTTATATTGGGTCAAGTCCTGATAATATTGAAGGTATTTTTGATGGATACAAAGAGATGGCACTTCTATCTAAATATGGTGGAGGAATTGGTTGGGATTGGAACCAAATCAGAGCTTTAGGTGGAGTTATTGATGACCACAAAAGTGCTGCTGGTGGAACTGTACCATTTTTAAAAATCACAAATGATATTGCAATTGCTGTTGACCAACTTGGGACTAGAAAAGGTGCAATTGCTGTTTATATGGAACCATGGCATATGGATATTGTTGATTTTGTTGATTTAAAGAAAAACTCTGGTGAAGAAAGAAGAAGAGCGCATGATTTATTCCCAGCTCTTTGGATTACAGATTTATTTATGGAAAGAGTTTTAGAAGACTCTTATTGGACTTTATTTGACCCTTATGAAGTAAAAGATTTAAGTGAATGTTTTGGTGATGAGTTCAAAGCAAAATATATTGCTTACGAAAATGATGAAACTATTACAAAAGATAGAATGAAAGCAAAAGATTTATGGAAAAAAATCCTAACTTCATATTTTGAAGTTGGAAGTCCATTCTTATGTTTCAAAGATAATGCTAATAGAGCAAATCCAAACTCTCATGTTGGGCATATTAGAAGTTCAAATCTTTGTACAGAGATTTTCCAAAATACAAATCCAAACTACTACAAAATCAGACTTGAGTTTGTAGATGGAACAGTTCAAACTTTTGATGAAGAGGATTTAGTTGTTGTTGATGGTGGAATTACTAAAAAAGCAAATAAAGTTTCTGCACTTGATAGCATCAATGGAAAAAGAGTATTTATAGTAGAAAAAGAGAAAATTGATGGAGATACAGCTGTTTGTAATTTAGCTTCAATAAATCTATCAAGAATAAATACAAAAGAGGATATTGAAAGAGTTGTTCCAATAGCTATTAGAATGCTAGATAATGTAATTGATTTAAACTTCTATCCACTTAAAAAAGTAAAAGTAACAAACCTAAAATCAAGAAGTATTGGTCTTGGTGTTATGGGTGAAGCTGAAATGTTAGCTGAATACAAACTAGCTTGGGGTTCAAATGAACACTTCAAAAAAATTGACCAAGTTATGGAAGCAATTTCATATAATGCAATTAAATCAAGTTCAGATTTAGCAATAGAAAAAGGTATTTATCCAACTTTTGAAGGTTCTAAATGGTCTCAAGGTATTATGCCTCACGACCATGCTCCACAAGCTGTAAATGCACTTGTAGATAAAGACTTATTTGACACTTCTTATGATTGGGATGTATTAAGAGAAAAAGTTAAAAAAGATGGAATGAGAAATGGTTACTTAATGGCTGTTGCTCCAACTTCTTCTATTTCTATTTTAGTTGGAACTACTCAAGCTATTGAGCCAGTTTATAAAAGAAAATGGTTTGAGGAAAACTTATCAGGATTAATTCCAGTTGTTGTTCCAAAACTAAGCCCTGAAACTTGGGCATATTATACACCTGCTTTTGAAATTGACCAATTACAAGTTATTAAAGCAGCTGCAATTAGACAAAAATGGATAGACCAAGGTCAATCTACAAATATTTTTATGAGTTTAGATAAAGCAAGTGGAAAATATTTACATGAAATTTATACATTAGCTTGGAAACTAGGTCTTAAATCAACATACTATTTAAGAAGCCAATCTCCTGAAGCAAAAAATGATGTAGAAGATAGAAGTATGGAGTGTGCAGGTTGTCAGTAA
- a CDS encoding RluA family pseudouridine synthase, with translation MPFTLRKHKAIKDKKIQIFLIQDLGIDPKVGQRLTSKGRIFDENMNTINSGENIPTEYIYIAVFEGETRGLKPLLEFRDFAIFDKPTNLMVHPISKNTPYSLLDEIRFHFGENANLIHRIDAETSGLVIVGKNKQSEIDLKEMFQEKKYHKSYLAIVQGELKEEITINKGLDREGKAIGVRMMVCDEGKESITIIKPIKYNKEKDLTLIEALPLTGRQHQIRVHLHSIGHTILGDPIYGVDDENAENYLNKTLSEEDRFSITKSNRLWLHANYLEFEYKNVTYKIFSKNRDLYNEFSF, from the coding sequence TTGCCATTTACACTAAGAAAACACAAAGCGATTAAAGATAAAAAAATACAAATATTTTTAATCCAAGATTTAGGAATAGACCCAAAAGTAGGGCAGAGGTTAACATCAAAAGGAAGAATTTTTGATGAAAATATGAATACAATAAATTCAGGGGAAAATATTCCAACAGAATATATTTATATAGCTGTTTTTGAAGGAGAAACAAGAGGTTTAAAGCCACTGTTGGAGTTTAGAGATTTTGCAATCTTTGATAAACCAACAAATCTTATGGTTCATCCTATTTCAAAAAATACACCTTACTCTTTACTTGATGAAATTAGGTTTCATTTTGGTGAAAATGCAAATTTAATACATAGAATTGATGCAGAAACTTCTGGACTTGTAATTGTTGGAAAAAATAAACAAAGTGAAATTGATTTAAAAGAGATGTTCCAAGAGAAAAAATATCATAAATCTTATTTAGCAATTGTTCAAGGTGAATTAAAAGAAGAGATAACAATTAATAAAGGTCTTGATAGGGAAGGAAAAGCTATTGGAGTTAGGATGATGGTTTGTGATGAAGGAAAAGAGTCAATAACAATTATAAAACCTATTAAATATAATAAAGAAAAAGATTTAACTCTAATTGAGGCTTTACCACTAACAGGAAGACAACATCAAATAAGAGTTCATCTTCACTCTATTGGTCATACAATTTTAGGTGATCCAATTTATGGTGTTGATGATGAAAATGCAGAAAACTATCTAAATAAAACTCTAAGTGAAGAGGATAGATTTAGTATAACAAAATCAAATCGTTTATGGCTTCATGCAAACTATTTAGAGTTTGAATATAAAAATGTAACTTATAAGATTTTTTCAAAAAATAGAGATTTATATAATGAATTTTCATTTTAA
- a CDS encoding acyl-CoA thioesterase, which translates to MLTQNIMPRFSETDALGHINNNTYGVWFEAAREPIYKLFLPNLDVKKWNLVMAHSSNDFLKEVFWGEEVVIKTAVSKIGNSSFELKHAVYQKGILCTSSKSVLIHYDFSTKMAIKIPDEIKARLEKHIFTNSWEPTLDILEQ; encoded by the coding sequence GTGTTAACACAAAATATAATGCCAAGATTTAGCGAAACAGATGCTTTAGGACATATAAATAATAATACTTACGGAGTTTGGTTTGAAGCGGCAAGGGAGCCAATATACAAACTATTTTTACCAAACTTGGATGTAAAAAAATGGAATTTAGTGATGGCTCACAGTTCAAATGACTTTTTAAAAGAGGTATTTTGGGGTGAAGAAGTTGTTATAAAAACAGCTGTATCAAAGATAGGAAATTCATCTTTTGAGTTAAAACATGCTGTTTATCAAAAGGGAATTTTATGTACTTCTTCAAAATCAGTTTTAATTCATTATGATTTTTCTACAAAAATGGCTATAAAAATCCCAGATGAAATAAAAGCAAGATTAGAAAAACATATTTTTACTAACTCTTGGGAACCAACGTTAGATATACTTGAACAATAA
- a CDS encoding nitrogen fixation protein NifQ — translation MRDLVLMEKQILELLQFHANDIYAKDELAPLIAKTSLEMGHLYSDLGLASRKEMGELMSKNFTSLAKLKPDDIRWKKYLYDCIGKTAPACATCGDISNCFNCTLNPNKENIEMKRSKILDGRLAIGNKDLVILVSFEVTIFLMSFFLIY, via the coding sequence ATGAGAGATTTAGTATTAATGGAGAAACAAATTTTAGAGCTGCTACAGTTTCATGCAAATGATATTTATGCAAAAGATGAATTAGCTCCATTAATAGCCAAGACATCTTTAGAAATGGGACATTTGTATTCTGATTTAGGATTAGCTAGTAGAAAAGAGATGGGAGAACTTATGTCAAAAAATTTCACCTCTTTAGCAAAACTAAAACCAGATGATATTAGATGGAAAAAATATTTATATGATTGTATAGGAAAAACAGCACCTGCTTGTGCTACTTGTGGAGATATTTCAAACTGTTTTAACTGTACATTAAATCCAAACAAAGAGAATATAGAAATGAAAAGAAGTAAAATTTTAGATGGAAGATTAGCTATAGGAAACAAAGATTTAGTAATCTTAGTCTCTTTTGAAGTAACTATTTTTTTAATGTCATTTTTTTTAATCTATTAA
- a CDS encoding PAS domain-containing protein, translated as MKNREIELNKKMMIVSETNEKGIITYANNDFCSIAGFSKEELIGKPHSLVRHQDMPKAAFEDLWKTVKAGKIWNGIVKNRTKNGGFYWVNATAYPSKTRNGEIRYISVRVKPTKEEIEKAEKLYKTMK; from the coding sequence TTGAAAAATAGAGAAATAGAATTAAATAAGAAAATGATGATTGTTTCTGAAACAAATGAAAAAGGAATAATTACTTACGCAAATAACGATTTCTGTAGTATTGCTGGATTTTCAAAAGAAGAACTTATTGGAAAACCACACAGTTTAGTAAGACATCAAGATATGCCAAAAGCTGCCTTTGAAGATTTATGGAAAACTGTAAAAGCAGGAAAGATTTGGAATGGAATTGTTAAAAATCGAACAAAAAATGGTGGATTTTATTGGGTAAATGCAACTGCCTACCCATCAAAAACAAGAAATGGGGAGATTCGTTACATTTCAGTAAGAGTTAAACCTACAAAAGAAGAGATTGAAAAGGCTGAAAAGCTATACAAAACGATGAAATAA
- a CDS encoding dienelactone hydrolase family protein yields the protein MKKFVLSMVTLASLAFADGNITYKIDGKDYEAYYVNATKNAPLVFMVHDWDGITDYEIKRASMLKELGYSVFAVDLYGKGVRPTELADKKAMTKSLYDNREEMRKRLNAGFEEAKKLGLNTSNSVGMGYCFGGSSILEMARSGAELKAFIPFHGNLATPNGQDYKNTKGNIVVFHGSADTVVPFSEFADLAVELEKTGINHEMITYSKAPHAFSVFGAKSYEEVADKKSWKRFTEVLEETLK from the coding sequence ATGAAAAAATTTGTTTTATCAATGGTTACTTTAGCCTCACTTGCTTTTGCTGATGGAAATATTACTTATAAAATAGATGGAAAAGATTATGAAGCTTATTATGTAAATGCAACAAAAAATGCACCTTTGGTTTTTATGGTACATGATTGGGATGGAATTACTGATTATGAGATAAAAAGAGCTTCAATGTTAAAGGAGTTAGGTTACTCTGTTTTTGCAGTTGATTTATATGGGAAAGGTGTTCGTCCAACTGAACTTGCTGATAAAAAAGCCATGACAAAATCTTTATATGATAATAGAGAAGAGATGAGAAAAAGACTAAATGCAGGATTCGAAGAGGCTAAAAAATTAGGTTTAAATACATCAAACTCTGTTGGAATGGGTTATTGTTTTGGTGGAAGTTCTATTTTAGAAATGGCAAGAAGTGGAGCAGAGTTAAAAGCATTTATTCCTTTTCATGGAAATCTAGCAACTCCAAATGGACAAGATTATAAAAATACAAAAGGAAATATTGTAGTTTTCCACGGAAGTGCAGATACAGTTGTTCCTTTTAGTGAATTTGCTGATTTAGCTGTGGAGTTAGAAAAAACTGGAATTAACCATGAGATGATAACTTACAGCAAAGCACCACATGCCTTTTCTGTATTTGGAGCAAAAAGTTATGAAGAGGTTGCAGATAAAAAATCTTGGAAAAGATTTACAGAAGTTTTAGAAGAGACATTAAAATAA
- a CDS encoding ribonucleotide-diphosphate reductase subunit beta yields the protein MDRKTIYNPDSKESLNDRRIFGGNSDGMINFTKMKYQWALNLWDTMEANTWFPREVQMTGDAKDYKFLTPAEKRMYDLVLSQLIFMDSLQTNNLMDNINPYITAPEINACLSRQSYEEANHSKSYAVMVESISDNTDLIYDMWKNDAKLREKNNYIADVYKNLSGEITDEKIVLALFANQILEGLYFYAGFAAIYALGKSGKMLGSSQMIRFIQRDEVTHLLLFQNMINSVRKERPDLFTQELEETVRAMFRKAVELESSWGAYITQGQILGFTDGIIKQYIQYLADRRLEAVGYKPEYNVKHPIPWVDGYASFNDQRTNFFEGNVVNYSKGSIDFDDF from the coding sequence ATGGATAGAAAAACCATATATAACCCAGACTCAAAAGAGAGTTTAAACGATAGAAGAATTTTTGGTGGAAATAGTGATGGAATGATTAATTTCACAAAAATGAAATATCAATGGGCTTTAAATCTTTGGGATACAATGGAAGCAAATACTTGGTTTCCAAGAGAAGTTCAAATGACAGGTGATGCAAAAGATTATAAGTTTTTAACACCTGCAGAAAAAAGAATGTATGATTTAGTTTTATCTCAACTTATTTTTATGGATTCTTTACAAACAAATAATTTAATGGACAATATAAATCCATATATAACAGCTCCTGAAATAAATGCTTGTTTAAGTAGACAATCTTACGAAGAAGCAAATCATAGTAAATCTTATGCAGTTATGGTTGAGTCTATTTCTGATAATACAGATTTGATTTATGATATGTGGAAAAACGATGCAAAATTAAGAGAAAAAAACAACTATATTGCAGATGTTTATAAAAATCTTTCAGGTGAAATCACTGATGAAAAAATCGTTTTAGCACTTTTTGCAAATCAGATTTTAGAAGGTTTATATTTTTATGCGGGATTTGCAGCTATTTATGCCCTTGGAAAATCAGGAAAAATGCTTGGAAGTTCTCAAATGATTAGATTTATCCAAAGAGATGAAGTAACTCACCTTTTACTTTTCCAAAACATGATAAATAGTGTTAGAAAAGAAAGACCTGATTTATTTACTCAAGAGTTAGAAGAGACAGTAAGAGCAATGTTTAGAAAAGCTGTAGAACTTGAATCATCTTGGGGAGCATATATCACTCAAGGGCAAATCCTTGGATTTACAGATGGAATTATCAAACAATATATTCAATACTTAGCTGATAGAAGATTAGAAGCTGTTGGATATAAACCAGAATACAATGTAAAACATCCTATCCCATGGGTTGATGGTTATGCGTCTTTCAATGACCAAAGAACGAATTTCTTTGAAGGGAATGTTGTTAATTATAGTAAGGGAAGTATAGATTTCGACGACTTCTAA